One Micromonospora sp. WMMD1120 genomic region harbors:
- the sufB gene encoding Fe-S cluster assembly protein SufB, producing MTEQIVQPLTQEEQLAALGRYEYGWSDPDVAGASAQRGLNEAVVRDISAKKNEPQWMLDLRLKGLRLFDRKPMPAWGADLTGIDFDNIKYFVRSTEKQAASWEDLPEDIKNTYDRLGIPEAEKQRLVAGVAAQYESEVVYHKIREDLEEQGVVFLDTDTALREHEDIFKEYFGTVIPVGDNKFAALNTSVWSGGSFIYVPKGVHVEIPLQAYFRINTENMGQFERTLIIVDEGAYVHYVEGCTAPLYSSDSLHSAVVEIIVKKNARCRYTTIQNWSNNVYNLVTKRAVCHEGATMEWVDGNIGSKVTMKYPAVYMTGEHAKGEVLSVAMAGEGQHQDAGAKMVHAAPRTSSTIVSKSIARGGGRTSYRGLVQVLEGSHHSRSTVKCDALLVDTISRSDTYPYVDIREDDVAMGHEATVSKISDDQLFYLMSRGLSEDEAMAMIVRGFIEPIAKELPMEYALELNRLIELQMEGAVG from the coding sequence ATGACCGAGCAGATCGTCCAGCCCCTGACCCAGGAGGAGCAGCTCGCGGCCCTCGGTCGCTACGAGTACGGCTGGTCCGACCCGGACGTCGCCGGGGCGTCTGCCCAGCGCGGCCTCAACGAGGCGGTGGTACGGGACATCTCGGCCAAGAAGAACGAGCCGCAGTGGATGCTCGACCTGCGGCTGAAGGGCCTGCGGCTGTTCGACCGCAAGCCGATGCCGGCCTGGGGCGCCGACCTGACCGGGATCGACTTCGACAACATCAAGTACTTCGTGCGGTCCACCGAGAAGCAGGCTGCCAGCTGGGAGGACCTGCCCGAGGACATCAAGAACACCTACGACCGGCTGGGCATCCCGGAGGCGGAGAAGCAGCGTCTGGTCGCCGGTGTCGCGGCGCAGTACGAGTCGGAGGTCGTCTACCACAAGATCCGTGAGGACCTTGAGGAGCAGGGCGTCGTCTTCCTGGACACCGACACCGCGCTGCGCGAGCACGAGGACATCTTCAAGGAGTACTTCGGCACGGTGATCCCGGTCGGCGACAACAAGTTCGCCGCGTTGAACACCTCGGTGTGGTCCGGTGGCTCGTTCATCTACGTGCCGAAGGGCGTGCACGTGGAGATCCCGCTGCAGGCGTACTTCCGGATCAACACCGAGAACATGGGCCAGTTCGAGCGGACGCTGATCATCGTCGACGAGGGCGCGTACGTGCACTACGTCGAGGGCTGCACCGCGCCGCTCTACTCCTCCGACTCGCTGCACAGCGCGGTCGTGGAGATCATCGTCAAGAAGAACGCGCGCTGCCGCTACACGACCATCCAGAACTGGTCGAACAACGTCTACAACCTGGTCACCAAGCGCGCCGTCTGCCACGAGGGCGCGACCATGGAGTGGGTCGACGGCAACATCGGCTCCAAGGTGACGATGAAGTACCCGGCGGTCTACATGACCGGCGAGCACGCCAAGGGCGAGGTGCTCTCGGTGGCGATGGCCGGCGAGGGCCAGCACCAGGACGCCGGCGCCAAGATGGTGCACGCGGCGCCGCGCACCAGCAGCACCATCGTGTCGAAGTCGATCGCCCGCGGCGGCGGCCGCACGTCGTACCGGGGCCTGGTGCAGGTGCTGGAGGGCTCGCACCACAGCCGCAGCACCGTCAAGTGCGACGCCCTGCTGGTCGACACCATCTCCCGCTCGGACACCTACCCGTACGTCGACATCCGCGAGGACGACGTGGCGATGGGGCACGAGGCGACCGTCTCCAAGATCAGCGATGACCAGCTCTTCTACCTGATGAGCCGGGGCCTGAGCGAGGACGAGGCGATGGCCATGATCGTGCGTGGCTTCATCGAGCCGATCGCCAAGGAGCTTCCGATGGAGTACGCCCTGGAGCTGAACCGGCTCATCGAACTCCAGATGGAGGGCGCGGTCGGCTGA
- the tkt gene encoding transketolase, which produces MAAKRPEHSALNWSDLDRRAVDTVRVLAMDAVEKSGNGHPGTAMSLAPAAYLLFNRVMRHNPADPNWPGRDRFVLSAGHSSLTLYIQLFLSGYPLSLDDLKSLRQWGSQTPGHPEHGHTPGVETTTGPLGQGLGNAVGMAMAARRERGLFDPEAEPGASVFDHDIWCIASDGDIEEGISHEASALAGHQQLGNLTLIYDDNEISIEDDTRIAKSEDVAARYEAYGWHVQTVDWRSGDADQGDYHEDVEALYAALLAARAETSRPSFIALRTIIGWPAPNKQNTGKIHGSALGADEVKATKRLLDFDPEQTFQVDENVLGHARTVMGRGADAQQEWTTSFDAWKAANPERAALYERLAGRVLPDGWTDALPVFPADAKGVATRAASGKVLEALAPVLPELWGGSADLAESNNTTMKGEPSFIPASHATKDFPGHEYGRTLHFGIREHAMGAILNGIALHGGTRPYGGTFLVFSDYMRPSVRLAALMKLPVTYVWTHDSIGLGEDGPTHQPVEHLTALRAIPGLDVVRPADANETAWAWRQALEHTDRPTALALSRQPLPTLDRDVLGSVEGVAKGGYVLAEASNGKPQVIIVGTGSEVQLCLTARERLEADGTPTRVVSMPCQEWFYEQDEAYRESVLPRGVKARVSVEAGIAMSWRAIVGDLGESVSLEHYGASAPHTVLFEQFGFTPDRIVAAAHASLARVGDITGFTTGN; this is translated from the coding sequence GTGGCTGCCAAACGACCCGAGCACTCCGCACTGAACTGGTCCGACCTCGATCGCCGGGCTGTCGACACCGTCCGCGTGCTGGCCATGGACGCCGTGGAGAAATCCGGCAACGGCCATCCGGGCACCGCGATGAGCCTCGCGCCCGCCGCGTACCTCCTCTTCAACCGCGTGATGCGGCACAACCCGGCCGACCCGAACTGGCCCGGCCGGGACCGTTTCGTGCTCTCCGCCGGACACTCGAGCCTGACGCTCTACATCCAGCTCTTCCTGTCCGGTTACCCGCTGAGCCTGGACGATCTGAAGTCGCTGCGGCAGTGGGGCTCGCAGACTCCGGGGCACCCGGAGCACGGGCACACGCCGGGCGTGGAGACCACCACCGGCCCGCTCGGTCAGGGCCTGGGCAACGCGGTCGGCATGGCCATGGCGGCCCGCCGCGAGCGCGGCCTGTTCGATCCGGAGGCCGAGCCGGGCGCGTCGGTCTTCGACCACGACATCTGGTGCATCGCCTCGGACGGCGACATCGAGGAGGGCATCAGCCACGAGGCCAGCGCCCTCGCCGGGCACCAGCAGTTGGGCAACCTGACGCTGATCTACGACGACAACGAGATCTCCATCGAGGACGACACCCGGATCGCCAAGAGCGAGGACGTGGCCGCCCGCTACGAGGCGTACGGCTGGCACGTGCAGACCGTCGACTGGCGCAGCGGCGACGCGGACCAGGGCGACTACCACGAGGACGTCGAGGCGCTGTACGCGGCGCTGCTGGCCGCCCGGGCGGAGACCAGTCGCCCCTCCTTCATCGCGCTGCGCACCATCATCGGCTGGCCCGCGCCCAACAAGCAGAACACCGGCAAGATCCATGGTTCGGCGCTCGGCGCGGACGAGGTGAAGGCCACCAAGCGCCTCCTCGACTTCGACCCGGAGCAGACCTTCCAGGTCGACGAGAACGTGCTCGGCCACGCCCGCACGGTGATGGGTCGCGGCGCGGACGCCCAGCAGGAGTGGACCACCTCCTTCGACGCCTGGAAGGCGGCCAACCCGGAGCGCGCCGCGCTCTACGAGCGGCTGGCGGGTCGGGTGCTCCCGGACGGTTGGACCGACGCGCTGCCGGTCTTCCCGGCCGACGCCAAGGGTGTGGCCACCCGGGCCGCCTCCGGCAAGGTGCTGGAGGCCCTGGCGCCGGTGCTCCCGGAGCTGTGGGGCGGCTCCGCCGACCTGGCGGAGAGCAACAACACCACGATGAAGGGCGAGCCGTCGTTCATCCCGGCGTCACACGCCACCAAGGACTTCCCCGGCCACGAGTACGGCCGCACGCTGCACTTCGGCATCCGTGAGCACGCCATGGGCGCGATCCTCAACGGCATCGCCCTGCACGGCGGCACCCGCCCGTACGGTGGCACCTTCCTGGTGTTCAGCGACTACATGCGCCCGTCGGTGCGGCTGGCCGCGCTGATGAAGCTGCCGGTGACCTACGTGTGGACGCACGACTCGATCGGTCTCGGCGAGGACGGCCCGACCCACCAGCCGGTGGAGCACCTGACCGCGCTGCGGGCGATCCCCGGCCTGGACGTGGTCCGCCCGGCGGACGCCAACGAGACGGCCTGGGCCTGGCGGCAGGCGTTGGAGCACACCGACCGGCCCACCGCGCTGGCGTTGAGCCGGCAGCCGCTGCCGACCCTGGACCGCGACGTCCTCGGTAGCGTGGAGGGGGTGGCCAAGGGCGGTTACGTGCTGGCCGAGGCGTCCAACGGCAAGCCCCAGGTGATCATCGTCGGCACCGGCTCCGAGGTGCAGCTCTGCCTGACCGCCCGGGAGCGGCTGGAGGCCGACGGCACCCCGACCCGGGTGGTCTCGATGCCCTGCCAGGAGTGGTTCTACGAGCAGGATGAGGCCTACCGGGAGTCGGTTCTGCCACGCGGGGTAAAGGCACGGGTGAGCGTGGAGGCGGGCATCGCGATGTCGTGGCGCGCCATCGTCGGTGACCTGGGCGAGAGCGTGAGCCTGGAGCACTACGGGGCGAGCGCTCCGCACACCGTGCTCTTCGAGCAGTTCGGGTTCACCCCCGACCGGATCGTGGCGGCGGCGCACGCCTCGCTGGCTCGGGTGGGCGACATCACCGGTTTCACGACCGGCAACTGA
- the tal gene encoding transaldolase: MTDKLNELTAAGVAVWLDDLSRVRLSSGGLDQLRREKHVAGVTTNPTIFAKALSDADEYNWQLRDLATRGVDVEEAVRMLTTYDVRWACDVMRPSYDGSDGVDGRVSIEVDPRSAHDADKTVAEAKALWWLVDRPNLFIKIPATEEGLSAITDTLAEGISVNVTLIFGLDRYSAVMEAFLAGLEQAKANGHDLSTIGSVASFFVSRVDSEVDKRLEKIGSDQAKALRGKAAVANAQLAYERYTEVFSSDRWKALEAAGAHPQRPLWASTSTKNPDYRDVIYVEELIAAGTVNTMPESVIHAYADHGETRGDTVTGSYDAARQVFADLESVGIDMSDVIATLEREGVEKFEVSWQELLDGVRKSLDAAKQGTGAPNKAATGNAQAAQKAGGA, encoded by the coding sequence ATGACCGACAAGTTGAATGAGCTGACCGCCGCGGGCGTGGCGGTCTGGCTCGACGACCTTTCCCGGGTGCGGTTGAGCTCAGGCGGGCTGGACCAGCTCCGCCGGGAGAAGCACGTCGCCGGGGTCACCACCAACCCGACGATCTTCGCCAAGGCGCTGAGCGATGCCGACGAGTACAACTGGCAGCTGCGTGACCTCGCCACCCGTGGGGTGGACGTCGAGGAGGCCGTGCGCATGCTCACCACGTACGACGTGCGGTGGGCCTGCGACGTGATGCGCCCGTCGTACGACGGCAGCGACGGTGTCGACGGCCGGGTCTCGATCGAGGTCGACCCGCGCAGCGCGCACGACGCGGACAAGACGGTCGCCGAGGCCAAGGCGCTGTGGTGGCTGGTCGACCGGCCCAACCTCTTCATCAAGATCCCGGCGACCGAGGAGGGCCTGTCGGCGATCACCGACACGCTCGCCGAGGGGATCAGCGTCAACGTGACGTTGATCTTCGGGCTGGACCGCTACTCGGCGGTCATGGAGGCGTTCCTGGCCGGTCTGGAGCAGGCCAAGGCGAACGGTCACGACCTGTCCACGATCGGCTCGGTGGCGTCGTTCTTCGTCTCCCGGGTCGACTCGGAGGTCGACAAGAGGCTGGAGAAGATCGGCTCGGACCAGGCGAAGGCGCTGCGCGGCAAGGCCGCCGTCGCCAACGCGCAGCTCGCGTACGAGCGCTACACCGAGGTCTTCTCCTCGGACCGCTGGAAGGCGCTCGAGGCCGCCGGGGCGCACCCGCAGCGGCCGCTGTGGGCGTCCACCTCCACGAAGAACCCGGACTACCGCGACGTCATCTACGTCGAGGAGCTGATCGCCGCCGGCACCGTCAACACCATGCCGGAGTCGGTCATCCACGCGTACGCCGATCACGGCGAGACCCGGGGCGACACCGTCACCGGCTCGTACGACGCGGCTCGGCAGGTCTTCGCGGACCTGGAGTCGGTCGGGATCGACATGTCCGACGTGATCGCCACCCTGGAGCGCGAGGGCGTGGAGAAGTTCGAGGTCAGCTGGCAGGAGCTGCTCGACGGCGTGCGCAAGTCGCTGGACGCGGCGAAGCAGGGCACCGGAGCCCCGAACAAGGCGGCCACCGGCAACGCGCAGGCCGCCCAGAAGGCCGGTGGGGCATGA
- a CDS encoding glucose-6-phosphate isomerase: protein MSDLLAGPVEAAAGLAVYGADAVDKTAPASTRDALVKAGVPGRLAGKDASLWGPDAEAEAKIRLGWVDTHQRSRELLAQLAELKAELTDLDHVVLAGMGGSSLAPEVITRTLGRPLTVLDTTDPGQVRAALGDRLERTVVVVASKSGSTVETDSHRRAYWQAFLDAGMTEAEAGRHFVVVTDPGSPLEQTATEMGAFTVLADPNVGGRYSALTAFGLVPSALAGVDVSELLDQADALAASLGADRDNPALALGAALGAAATLARDKVALVSDGTGIDGLGDWAEQLIAESTGKAGVGILPVVVESPQSPGATGADVLTVSYGGALAAGEMPGGGANPDVAVNGPLGAQFLAWEYATAVAGVVLGIDPFNQPNVTESKENTNKILASGLPAETPSFTEGAIEVYAPQGAPADLVGVLRWLLDGLGDDGYLAVMAYLDRFADADTARLRSLLAEAGGRPVTFGWGPRFLHSTGQYHKGGPQVGSYLQVTGAVAEDLEVPGKPYTFGTLQAAQAAGDRQALAGRERPVLRLHLTDRTAGVAQLLDAAGQLRA from the coding sequence ATGAGTGACCTGCTCGCGGGACCGGTAGAGGCGGCCGCCGGGCTGGCCGTGTACGGCGCGGACGCGGTCGACAAGACCGCGCCGGCGTCTACCCGGGACGCGCTGGTCAAGGCCGGTGTGCCGGGCAGGCTGGCCGGCAAGGACGCCAGCCTGTGGGGTCCGGACGCCGAGGCGGAGGCGAAGATCCGGCTGGGCTGGGTGGACACCCACCAGCGCAGCCGGGAGCTGCTGGCGCAGTTGGCCGAGCTGAAGGCCGAGCTGACCGACCTCGACCACGTGGTGCTCGCCGGCATGGGTGGCTCGTCGCTGGCCCCCGAGGTGATCACCCGGACGCTCGGTCGTCCGCTGACCGTGCTGGACACCACCGACCCGGGCCAGGTCCGGGCGGCGCTCGGCGACCGGTTGGAGCGCACCGTCGTGGTGGTGGCCAGCAAGTCCGGCTCCACCGTCGAGACCGACAGCCACCGGCGCGCGTACTGGCAGGCGTTCCTGGACGCCGGGATGACCGAGGCGGAGGCCGGCCGGCACTTCGTCGTCGTCACCGACCCGGGTTCGCCGCTGGAGCAGACCGCGACCGAGATGGGCGCGTTCACCGTGCTCGCCGACCCGAACGTGGGCGGCCGCTACTCCGCGCTCACCGCGTTCGGCCTGGTGCCCTCGGCGCTGGCCGGGGTCGACGTGTCGGAGCTGCTCGACCAGGCCGACGCGCTGGCCGCGTCGCTCGGCGCGGACCGGGACAACCCGGCGCTGGCGCTGGGCGCCGCCCTGGGCGCCGCCGCCACCCTGGCCCGGGACAAGGTCGCCCTGGTCTCCGACGGCACCGGCATCGACGGGCTCGGCGACTGGGCCGAGCAGTTGATCGCCGAGTCGACCGGCAAGGCCGGAGTGGGCATCCTCCCGGTGGTGGTGGAGTCGCCACAGAGCCCCGGCGCCACCGGCGCGGACGTGCTGACGGTCAGCTACGGCGGCGCGCTGGCCGCCGGGGAGATGCCCGGCGGCGGCGCCAACCCGGACGTGGCCGTCAACGGCCCGCTCGGCGCGCAGTTCCTGGCCTGGGAGTACGCCACCGCGGTGGCCGGCGTGGTGCTCGGCATCGACCCGTTCAACCAGCCGAACGTCACCGAGTCCAAGGAGAACACCAACAAGATCCTGGCCTCGGGCCTGCCGGCGGAGACGCCGTCGTTCACCGAGGGCGCGATCGAGGTGTACGCCCCGCAGGGCGCTCCGGCAGACCTGGTCGGCGTGCTGCGCTGGCTGCTCGACGGGCTGGGCGACGACGGCTACCTCGCGGTGATGGCGTACCTCGACCGGTTCGCCGACGCCGACACGGCCCGGCTGCGGTCGCTGCTGGCCGAGGCGGGCGGGCGTCCGGTCACCTTCGGCTGGGGCCCGCGGTTCCTGCACTCGACCGGCCAGTACCACAAGGGCGGGCCGCAGGTGGGCAGCTACCTCCAGGTGACCGGCGCGGTCGCCGAGGACCTGGAGGTGCCGGGCAAGCCGTACACCTTCGGCACCCTCCAGGCGGCGCAGGCCGCCGGCGACCGTCAGGCCCTCGCCGGTCGGGAGCGCCCGGTGCTGCGCCTGCACCTGACGGACCGGACCGCCGGCGTCGCCCAACTGCTCGACGCGGCCGGTCAGCTCCGGGCCTGA
- a CDS encoding COX15/CtaA family protein, translating to MNRIVPPVSGTLLRRLALASIIANVGIVVTGGAVRLTASGLGCPTWPRCTDDSYVTTPEMGVYGVIEFGNRMLTFAVGLIALATVLAVLAHRPRRPGLLGLAVAVFLGIPAQAVIGGITVLTNLNPWVVGLHFLASMAVIAAAYALWRRVTDPDGPAVAVVPTPLRTLARITTAVTVAVLVVGTWVTGSGPHAGDHGAARNGLDPETISQVHADGVFLLVGLSVALILAFRAVHARRATRAAIVLIAVELGQGLIGFVQYFTHLPALLVGAHMLGSCLVLLAALSVQWSTRERHPVTSAPEAVPAQAAPVPVNA from the coding sequence GTGAACCGAATCGTCCCCCCGGTCTCCGGCACCCTGCTGCGCCGCCTCGCCCTCGCCTCGATCATCGCGAACGTGGGCATCGTCGTCACCGGCGGGGCCGTCCGGTTGACCGCCTCGGGTCTCGGCTGCCCCACCTGGCCCCGGTGCACCGACGATTCCTACGTCACCACGCCCGAGATGGGCGTCTACGGGGTGATCGAGTTCGGCAACCGCATGCTCACCTTCGCGGTGGGCCTGATCGCGCTGGCCACCGTCCTGGCCGTGCTGGCCCACCGACCGCGCCGCCCCGGGCTGCTCGGGCTGGCCGTGGCGGTTTTCCTGGGCATCCCCGCCCAGGCGGTGATCGGTGGCATCACCGTGCTCACCAACCTCAACCCGTGGGTGGTCGGGCTGCACTTCCTCGCCTCGATGGCGGTGATCGCCGCCGCGTACGCCCTCTGGCGTCGCGTCACCGACCCGGACGGCCCGGCCGTGGCCGTGGTGCCCACCCCGCTGCGGACACTGGCCCGGATCACCACCGCCGTCACCGTCGCGGTGCTCGTCGTCGGCACCTGGGTCACCGGCAGCGGCCCGCACGCCGGCGACCACGGCGCGGCGCGCAACGGGCTCGACCCGGAGACCATCTCCCAGGTGCACGCCGACGGGGTGTTCCTGCTGGTCGGTCTGTCGGTGGCGCTGATCCTCGCGTTCCGCGCGGTGCACGCGCGGCGGGCCACCCGCGCCGCGATCGTCCTGATCGCCGTCGAGCTGGGCCAGGGTCTGATCGGCTTCGTGCAGTACTTCACCCACCTGCCGGCGCTCCTGGTCGGCGCGCACATGCTCGGGTCCTGCCTGGTGCTGCTGGCCGCCCTGTCGGTGCAGTGGTCCACCCGGGAACGCCACCCGGTCACGTCGGCACCGGAGGCCGTCCCGGCCCAGGCCGCCCCGGTGCCGGTCAACGCCTGA
- the zwf gene encoding glucose-6-phosphate dehydrogenase has translation MNDVSEAERGGDSVNPLRDPQDRRLPRIPEPCALVIFGVTGDLARKKLLPAVYDLANRGLLPPGFVVLGFARRDWGDGDFETLACEAARKHARTPWRDEVWARLAGNIKFVGGSFDDDAAFDTLAETLDDLRQTHGIAGNAAFYFSIPPAAFPVVLKQLARTGMADNNKSGGWRRVVVEKPFGSDLPSAKALNDLVDDVFTRQDVFRIDHYLGKETVQNILALRFANNLFEPLWNSKYVDSVQITMAEDVGIGTRAGFYDTVGTARDVLQNHLLQLLALVAMEEPTSFDADEIRAEKLKVLKAITLPRDVARDTVRGQYLPGWVGGERAVGYREEQDVPPDSTTETYVAVRLGIQNRRWAEVPFYIRAGKRLPRRVTEVAIIFKKAPHLPFNDADMESLGNNQLVIRVQPDEGVVLKFGSKVPGTTMEVRDIAMDFQYGEAFTESSPEAYERLVLDVLIGDRTLFPDAAEVEQSWQVIDPLEHAWAGTTPEPYRAGEWGPRASDEMLAREGRAWRRA, from the coding sequence ATGAACGACGTGAGTGAAGCGGAGCGAGGAGGCGACTCGGTGAACCCGCTGCGCGACCCACAGGACCGCCGGTTGCCCCGGATCCCGGAGCCGTGTGCTCTGGTGATCTTCGGGGTGACCGGCGACCTGGCCCGCAAGAAGCTGCTTCCGGCGGTCTACGACCTGGCCAACCGGGGGCTGCTGCCGCCCGGGTTCGTGGTGCTCGGTTTCGCGCGCCGCGACTGGGGCGACGGCGACTTCGAGACGTTGGCCTGCGAGGCGGCCCGCAAGCACGCCCGTACCCCGTGGCGGGACGAGGTGTGGGCGCGGCTGGCCGGCAACATCAAGTTCGTCGGCGGGTCGTTCGACGACGACGCGGCGTTCGACACGCTCGCCGAGACGCTCGACGACCTGCGGCAGACCCACGGCATCGCCGGCAACGCCGCGTTCTATTTCTCCATCCCGCCGGCCGCGTTCCCGGTCGTGCTCAAGCAGCTGGCCCGCACCGGCATGGCGGACAACAACAAGTCCGGCGGCTGGCGCCGGGTCGTGGTGGAGAAGCCGTTCGGTAGCGACCTGCCGTCGGCGAAGGCGCTCAACGACCTCGTCGACGACGTGTTCACCCGGCAGGACGTCTTCCGGATCGACCACTACCTGGGCAAGGAGACGGTCCAGAACATCCTCGCCCTGCGGTTCGCCAACAACCTGTTCGAACCGTTGTGGAACTCGAAGTACGTCGACTCGGTGCAGATCACCATGGCCGAGGACGTCGGCATCGGCACCCGGGCCGGTTTCTACGACACCGTGGGGACCGCCCGCGACGTCCTGCAGAACCACCTGCTGCAACTCCTCGCCCTGGTGGCGATGGAGGAGCCGACCAGCTTCGACGCCGACGAGATCCGGGCCGAGAAGCTGAAGGTGCTCAAGGCCATCACCCTGCCCAGGGACGTCGCGCGGGACACCGTTCGGGGGCAGTACCTGCCGGGCTGGGTCGGCGGCGAGCGCGCCGTCGGCTACCGGGAGGAGCAGGACGTCCCACCCGACTCCACCACCGAGACGTACGTGGCGGTGCGGCTGGGCATCCAGAACCGCCGGTGGGCGGAGGTACCGTTCTACATCCGGGCCGGTAAGCGCCTGCCCCGGCGGGTCACCGAGGTCGCCATCATCTTCAAGAAGGCGCCGCACCTGCCGTTCAACGACGCCGACATGGAGTCGCTGGGCAACAACCAACTGGTCATCCGGGTGCAGCCGGACGAGGGCGTGGTGCTCAAGTTCGGCTCGAAGGTGCCGGGCACCACGATGGAGGTCCGCGACATCGCGATGGACTTCCAGTACGGCGAGGCGTTCACCGAGTCCAGCCCGGAGGCGTACGAGCGGCTGGTGCTGGACGTGCTGATCGGCGATCGCACGCTGTTCCCGGACGCGGCCGAGGTCGAGCAGAGCTGGCAGGTGATCGACCCGCTGGAGCACGCGTGGGCGGGCACCACGCCGGAGCCGTACCGGGCCGGCGAGTGGGGGCCCCGGGCCTCCGACGAGATGCTGGCCCGCGAGGGCCGCGCTTGGAGACGAGCATGA
- a CDS encoding heme o synthase gives MSMITERPVSNPAGQHPARAAEGPVARRDVRAVISAYVALTKPRIVELLLVTTVPAMMLAEGGLPSLWLMAIVLIGGSLAAGAASVLNCYIDRDIDQLMRRTKRRPLPAHTVSPRSALVFGLVLAAVSVVLMATFTNLLAAGLTLAAIAYYDLVYTLWLKRSTPANTFWGGACGAAPVLIGWAAVTGSLAPAAWGLFAVVFFWQMPHFYPLAMKYKDDYARAGIPMLPVVASTRRVNAEILIFAWLTVLTSLAVWPLGLSAIYGVPTLVVGAIFIVEAHRLCRRATRGEAVKPMRLFHWSTTYLTIVFVAVALDALI, from the coding sequence GTGAGCATGATCACCGAGCGCCCCGTGAGCAACCCGGCCGGGCAGCATCCGGCGCGGGCGGCCGAGGGCCCGGTGGCCCGGCGGGACGTACGCGCGGTCATCTCGGCGTACGTGGCGCTCACCAAGCCCCGGATCGTCGAACTTCTGCTGGTCACCACCGTTCCGGCGATGATGCTCGCCGAGGGTGGGCTGCCGTCGCTGTGGCTGATGGCGATAGTGCTCATCGGCGGCTCGCTCGCCGCCGGCGCGGCAAGCGTGCTCAACTGCTACATCGACCGGGACATCGACCAGCTGATGCGGCGTACCAAGCGTCGCCCGCTGCCGGCGCACACCGTGTCACCGCGCAGCGCTCTGGTCTTCGGCCTGGTGTTGGCGGCGGTGTCGGTCGTCCTGATGGCGACGTTCACGAACCTGCTGGCCGCGGGTCTGACGCTGGCCGCGATCGCCTACTACGACCTCGTCTACACCCTGTGGCTGAAGCGCTCCACCCCGGCCAACACCTTCTGGGGCGGCGCCTGCGGGGCCGCGCCGGTGCTGATCGGCTGGGCGGCGGTCACCGGCTCGCTGGCGCCGGCCGCCTGGGGGCTCTTCGCGGTGGTCTTCTTCTGGCAGATGCCGCACTTCTACCCGCTCGCCATGAAGTACAAGGACGACTACGCCCGTGCGGGCATCCCGATGCTGCCGGTGGTGGCCTCGACCCGCCGGGTGAACGCCGAGATCCTGATCTTCGCGTGGCTGACCGTGTTGACGTCACTGGCCGTCTGGCCGCTGGGGTTGAGCGCGATCTACGGGGTGCCGACCCTGGTCGTGGGAGCCATCTTCATCGTGGAGGCGCACCGGCTCTGCCGCCGGGCGACGCGCGGCGAGGCGGTCAAGCCGATGCGGTTGTTCCACTGGTCGACGACGTACCTGACGATCGTCTTCGTCGCCGTCGCGCTCGACGCGTTGATCTGA
- a CDS encoding transcriptional regulator → MLLERGATTAAQLGVALGLSPAAIRRHLDAMLADGDVYAREQTVRGSRGRGRPAKVFLLTEAARGRCGTHHYDNMATAALRWIARSGGSDAVAAFAAEQVSALESRCRAAMEDAGDDPLARAEALASALTAEGYAANATTIASGGQLCQHHCPVAHVAAEFPQLCEAETAVISRLVGTHVQRLATIAHGDGVCTTHIPTQPGRAPSGNPVTTVRTDR, encoded by the coding sequence CTGCTGCTGGAGCGGGGCGCGACGACCGCCGCGCAGCTCGGTGTGGCCCTCGGGCTCAGTCCGGCGGCGATCCGCCGGCACCTGGACGCGATGCTCGCCGACGGCGACGTCTACGCCCGTGAGCAGACCGTGCGGGGCAGCCGTGGCCGGGGGCGTCCGGCCAAGGTGTTCCTGTTGACCGAGGCCGCCCGGGGCCGCTGTGGCACACACCACTACGACAACATGGCCACCGCCGCGCTGCGCTGGATCGCCCGCAGCGGCGGCTCGGACGCGGTCGCGGCGTTCGCCGCCGAGCAGGTGTCGGCGCTGGAGTCGCGCTGCCGTGCCGCCATGGAGGACGCGGGCGACGACCCTCTCGCCCGAGCCGAGGCACTCGCCTCGGCGCTGACCGCCGAGGGTTACGCTGCCAACGCGACCACGATCGCCTCGGGCGGCCAGCTCTGCCAGCACCACTGTCCGGTGGCGCACGTGGCCGCCGAGTTCCCCCAGCTGTGCGAGGCCGAGACCGCGGTGATCTCCCGTCTGGTCGGCACCCACGTGCAGCGCCTGGCCACCATCGCACACGGCGACGGGGTGTGCACCACGCACATCCCGACCCAGCCGGGCCGTGCTCCATCCGGTAATCCCGTCACCACTGTGAGGACAGATAGATGA